CCGGCCGTGCTCGACGAGAGCACGCTCGACCGGTGGGGGCGGTTCCGGCGCGACATCGAAGCGGACACGCCCGTCCTGCAGCTTGATTTCACGAGCTTCTAGGCAGAACAGGGATGGGGCCGCACAAGGCCTACGGCGCCAGAGCGAAGGCAATGGCAATCGCCTCCTCGCTGAAGTGCTTGCGTGCGGAGACCGCCCACGGCGGAGGCTATTCCTCCAGCGGAATGAGCGGGAAGGCCAGTGGCTTGTAGGGCGCGTGGTCGACGCGTCGTACGAGGCCCGGGCAGAACCGATACTCCGGCTGTGTCTGAAGCCCGATCCGGCCGGCGATTTGGAGGAGGGCGAGACCCTCGACCATGACTTGCCGGTTGGGCTCGAAGGTGGCGTCACGCGCCAGGATGGACTTCTGCTGCTTCTTCATCTGTAGCTCATGGTCAACGAGCAGGCCGTCGAAGGATGCATCGAACGCGTTCTGGTCCTTGTTCAGGAGTGCGCGGCACAGGTCCAGCCGGACGCTCATGCCGCCTTCGAGCGCCTCCTCGAACTGGTTGAGCGCGTCGTTGAGCCCGGTCGTGTCCAATGCCTCGAAGTTCGTGAACAGGTACAGGAAGCGGGCATAGGCGAAGTCGTCTTCGTACTCCTCACCCTGAAGGTGGGTGTCCGACGCAAGCGTGGCGATCTTCCGGGCCAGCTTCCATTGGGCGGCGGTGACCGCGTCGAAGAAGGGGCCCACGGCGCTGGCGCCGCGGTGGGGCGACGCGAAGTTCCCTTCTGTCTGGCAGCGCTCCAGGAAGTATTGGCGCGCCAGGGCGGACTGGATGAGCCAATGGAAGAACATGTCGATGTTCGCCTCCCTGAGCAGGAGGCTGATGCCCAAGGCGCGGTACTGGTGCGACAGCTTCAAGCAGAGGCCGCCCAGGTGCTGGCTCGGGATCTTGTCGGAGGCGGTCTCCGCCAGCATTCGCGTGTAGGAGGCGATCTCCTCGGGCAATTCCTGGATGGACATGTGCAGGGGTCGTCAGTACTTGAAGAGGGATGGGTCCGTGAACTTGATGCCCGTCAGTCCAGCAGAGCGGATCTTTTCGACGAGGTCTTCGCGGAACATGGGCGCGTAGGGGAAGTATCTCGGCCGGAAAAGAGAGACCTCCGGGTCGATGCGGCGCTCGTCCAAGACGAACTGGCTGATGCTGCTGAGGAGGTCCGGGTCGAAGGCATTGCGCTCACAGACGGTCTTCTCGAAGTCGATGCAGTCCTGCAGCGTCACTTGATGGAGAATGTGGAAGGGGCCCTTCTCCTTGCGGCCCTTGTGATTGAGGATCGTCACCGGGAGGAACTCGTTGTTCTTCATGCCGATGGCGTCGAGTGTCTGGCGTGTCCGCTCTGAGACCACTAGAAGACTGGTGAGTTCGACGATGAAGTCCTCCGTGCGGATGTCATCCGGGAAGTCCTCGTCCATCTCGAAATAGGCATCCGCTGAGGAGTCGCTTGCGCGCGAAATCCCGTCGAAGAGTTCGAAGTCTCGCTCGAAGTCCATGAGTGACTTCAGTTGACAGGCTCCTCGCCCAGCGTCCGCTTCTCCGATGAGGTATCGCATGGTGGAGCCAGCCTACCCCCAAGACGAATGACATCTCATTGGCGCCGAACGTGTGAAAGGTGAATCCCTGCCTGTGCAATGAGAGCCGGGCAGGGGCTTCATCTTCACGTGGAGCGGGCTTTTTCAGGCCCACTTCATTCTTTATGACTTCAGCCGGTCTTCGGCATAGCGCTCAAAGGGGCGTGCCGGGTGGCCAGTCATTGCCGGGACTGTGTCGGTGACAGGGGCGGACCACTGTTCACGCACGGCGGCGAAGAGCGCGGCGAGCATCCCGGCGTAGGGCGCGTCGAACCCGAAGCCACGCATGCGCTGAATGAACGCTTCCTCGGTGAGCGCGACGTACTCCAAGGGCTTGCCCAGGGCGCGCGAGGCGATGGCCGCGGCTTCGTCGAACCCCAGCGCCTTCGGGCCCGTGAGCGTGAGGCCCTGTCCGTCGAAGCGGCTCGTGGTGAGCGCCACCGCTGCGGCATCCGCGATATCCCGTGCGTCGATGAAGCTCGTCTTCCCCGTGCCCGCAGGCAGCGGGAGCTTCCCGGCGTGGACGTCCTGGCTCCACATGAGGTGGAAGTTGTCCGAGAACCAGTTGGGCCGGAGGATGACGAAGGGGACGCCCGAGCGCTCCACCTGCAACTCCACCTGTCTGTACGGGGTGGCCTCCTCCGCCTCCGTGCCCATGGCCGACTGGAGGACCATCTTCACACCACGCTCGGCGGCCGCGCGGATGACGGGGCCTAGGTAGGCGAGGACCTCGACGCTGTCCGCGGGCATGATGAGGTAGGCGGCATCGATTCCGTCCAGCACGGCGGGGAGTTGCTCGGGCTGCGTGAAGTCGAAGCGGACGGCTTCCGCGCCTGGGAGGGCGGTGGCCTTGCGAGAGAGGGCCCTGACCTGATGGCCCTGCTTCACCAGGAGGGGGACCAGGAGCGAACCCACGGTGCCAGTCGCTCCGAACACTGC
This genomic window from Myxococcus hansupus contains:
- a CDS encoding immunity 49 family protein; amino-acid sequence: MSIQELPEEIASYTRMLAETASDKIPSQHLGGLCLKLSHQYRALGISLLLREANIDMFFHWLIQSALARQYFLERCQTEGNFASPHRGASAVGPFFDAVTAAQWKLARKIATLASDTHLQGEEYEDDFAYARFLYLFTNFEALDTTGLNDALNQFEEALEGGMSVRLDLCRALLNKDQNAFDASFDGLLVDHELQMKKQQKSILARDATFEPNRQVMVEGLALLQIAGRIGLQTQPEYRFCPGLVRRVDHAPYKPLAFPLIPLEE
- a CDS encoding NAD(P)H-binding protein: MRKCRAAALREPARAISAKSAMRLRSSMLKRSLKLIREGGDCRERRHLRTLTGMTTQRIAVFGATGTVGSLLVPLLVKQGHQVRALSRKATALPGAEAVRFDFTQPEQLPAVLDGIDAAYLIMPADSVEVLAYLGPVIRAAAERGVKMVLQSAMGTEAEEATPYRQVELQVERSGVPFVILRPNWFSDNFHLMWSQDVHAGKLPLPAGTGKTSFIDARDIADAAAVALTTSRFDGQGLTLTGPKALGFDEAAAIASRALGKPLEYVALTEEAFIQRMRGFGFDAPYAGMLAALFAAVREQWSAPVTDTVPAMTGHPARPFERYAEDRLKS
- a CDS encoding imm11 family protein; the protein is MDFERDFELFDGISRASDSSADAYFEMDEDFPDDIRTEDFIVELTSLLVVSERTRQTLDAIGMKNNEFLPVTILNHKGRKEKGPFHILHQVTLQDCIDFEKTVCERNAFDPDLLSSISQFVLDERRIDPEVSLFRPRYFPYAPMFREDLVEKIRSAGLTGIKFTDPSLFKY